One part of the Coffea eugenioides isolate CCC68of chromosome 10, Ceug_1.0, whole genome shotgun sequence genome encodes these proteins:
- the LOC113749584 gene encoding probable galacturonosyltransferase-like 1: MKPQQLAIFLLFLLCVSFPSTSSIPPSTSSPPSSIPQRFREAPEFYNSPECPSIISSDELDATDIISIDNNINKNSNDEDSTSASDGDDDDGDVVEDHNFICSDDAVHVAMTLDAAYIRGSLAAILSILQHSSCPQNIIFHFVTSASSNASLLSTTVASSFPYLKFQVYRFADAAVAGLISTSIRSALDCPLNYARSYLANLLPLCVRKVVYLDSDLVLVDDIAKLASIPLGDDKVLAAPEYCNANFTSYFTPTLWSNPSLSLTFANRKACYFNTGVMVIDLDRWRAGDYTTKIEEWMELQKRMRIYELGSLPPFLLVFAGNIAPVDHRWNQHGLGGDNFRGLCRDLHPGPVSLLHWSGKGKPWARLDANRPCPLDALWAPYDLLKTPFAFDS; the protein is encoded by the coding sequence ATGAAGCCTCAACAACTCGCAATATTCcttctcttccttctttgcgTATCTTTTCCCAGTACCAGTAGTATTCCTCCTTCAACTTCTTCTCCACCTTCATCAATTCCACAACGATTCAGGGAAGCCCCCGAGTTCTACAACTCGCCAGAGTGTCCTTCAATCATCAGTAGTGATGAATTAGATGCCACCGACATCATCAGCATTGACAATAATATTAATAAGAATAGCAATGATGAAGATTCCACCTCGGCCAGCGATGGTGATGATGATGACGGTGATGTTGTTGAAGACCATAATTTCATCTGCTCCGATGATGCTGTCCATGTGGCCATGACCTTAGACGCCGCCTACATCCGCGGCTCACTGGCCGCCATCCTTTCCATCCTCCAACACTCGTCTTGTCCGCAGAACATCATCTTCCACTTTGTCACCTCTGCCTCATCCAATGCGTCTCTTCTAAGCACCACCGTTGCTTCCTCTTTCCCTTACCTCAAGTTCCAAGTCTACCGTTTTGCCGACGCGGCTGTGGCCGGGCTAATATCTACATCCATCCGTTCGGCCCTCGACTGCCCTCTTAACTATGCAAGAAGTTATTTAGCTAATCTTTTACCCCTTTGCGTCCGGAAAGTTGTGTACTTGGACTCGGACTTAGTCCTAGTCGATGACATTGCTAAATTGGCGTCCATCCCATTAGGTGATGATAAGGTCTTGGCAGCTCCTGAATATTGCAATGCTAACTTCACCTCATATTTCACCCCAACTTTGTGGTCCAACCCTTCTCTTTCTTTAACATTTGCCAACAGGAAAGCCTGCTATTTTAATACAGGAGTAATGGTGATTGATCTTGATCGGTGGAGAGCGGGGGATTACACAACCAAGATTGAAGAATGGATGGAACTGCAAAAAAGGATGAGGATATATGAATTGGGATCTTTGCCTCCCTTTTTGCTTGTTTTTGCTGGAAATATAGCTCCGGTTGATCATAGATGGAATCAGCATGGTCTAGGAGGTGATAACTTTCGAGGGCTTTGCAGGGATTTGCATCCGGGTCCGGTGAGTTTGTTGCATTGGAGTGGTAAAGGCAAGCCTTGGGCAAGATTGGATGCCAACCGGCCGTGTCCCTTGGATGCTCTCTGGGCACCTTATGATCTGTTAAAGACTCCATTCGCATTTGATTCTTGA